The genomic stretch GATGCTTCAGGAGAAAATCGCCGGCGGCTCATTACTGCGTCGAACAGATGAAAACGTCAATAGCACCACTCTCATCGATACCAGCACTAGCAACTATGACAAGTACAATAAGGATTCGTACTATTACTCCGCCCAGAGCAATCAAAGTTATTACGGCGGCACAAGCGGGTCGAAAAACATTTTGAACTATTATAACGATGACCCCCCGCAGCACCAATCACCGCCAGGCGGTGTAAACCGAATAAATTATTACACGAATGAAAACCCAAACATTTTCGATGGAAATAATAAGTATAAAACAAAGTGGTCACCGCCATCGGATAGCAATGCGCTCTATGATAACTTTCCCCCGAGCTTTGTGTTTCCATTGAACTCAACCCAAAATGACTGGGGCAGTATAGTTAACAGGTATGGATAAAAATAGTTAAAATAGTTAGAATTGCGTAATGGTGGAAAATGGAACAAATTAATTATAGTGGGCTTTTTGCTGCGATACATCGAATTTTTTATTGACATTATGAATCCAGTTGATATCGAGTTATTTTAAGCATACCTTTTGCTAAGCCAAATCCTTCATCTCATGTGTGTTTATTAAAACAATTCATTCACAGGTATGTACAAGCTTGGATTCGTAAATATCCGCCAAACTTCCCGATGACCAAAAAACGTTACTATCCCGTGTTCGGCAAACGGAGCATCGATGAGCATACTCATCCGGAGGATAAATACTTTCTCGAGCATCATCGAGCGACACGACAtcaattgtataggaaaatagAAACTTTCCTAGACGGGTGAGATCACTACAAAcagccaattataattcccacGACAATTCAACGCGATTCAAATAAATCCACTTTTCCAGAAGGGGCAAACACGGACATCACTGTGTTCTACGAGCTCTGTGCGAGAGCGGCCAGagaagaaatcagaaaaaaccGGAATCATTTCTGCGTGaaattttgaaggctgttttcaGGTACACTTACAgaataccgaaaaaaaattgccatttaaatttattcctttttttaagTATACCTACTACACATGAATTGCCGGTTGACTACACGCATCGAACATACGACGAAGCTCACGCACATACGGGAGACTGTGAGAAAAGGTATCCTTTCTGCAAGGACAGCATCTGGTCCGATGAGTTTGTTTTTTGATCTGACTCGCCACCGAATCGCACATGGGCTTACTACAACAGAACGTTCAATAACACTGGATGACATGGTTTTTCGCAACTAAGCAAATCCACGGAAAGAGGTTTGAAGACTTAACAAAAGTTCCGATGGATGAGGAGATAACATATGAGCTGTCGAAGCACAAATCTTTCCTTCAAAATTAGGCTCGATGTGATcctgtcgaccagtgtaatccaCCAAAACCAAATATTTTGTGTCTAGAATTTTAGTTTAGAGAAttaaatagttaaaaaaaatgaataactcAGTAACTACTGTAGTTTCTATTTGTTTTATTACGGAAacgttcttgttttttttttgattaattcCAACATATAGCATACAATCTCTTAAGTGCTACAAATAATATGACATAGCTCACAATTAATACATACGTAAAGATAATATTGAAATGagatttgtttttgaaaaagaaatattataaataagacttatttcattctgtgccgaacacgcatcagtatcggacgtgtttggtgatcgctccgatagaatataaaacaaaagacgtgtgaacaagtgttggcattgtttgcctggtcgagtgaaataaatccgggttcaaggtcgcgcctttgtgcaactgttttgcatcgtgactgccagctggtgcgtaagccgatttggctgctggctgaattgtgctacagcagtggacgagacacaaaagaggaaaaagaagaagccatcagttgacagttgagttgtatcgctgtgtggagtgatctcacacctggctcgctgctggtggctgtttggtgctgctgtattggtgctgctggctgtaacggctgcaacttcgaacgatcggacaaccaaccttactggaagggagaagtaaaaaaggtacgtgctcttgtcggcgctagtgcgctagacttagtgGGATGGATGTTGATCCCttgcctcccgcgccaccatcccagaacccctctgaccctgacccttctgttaccccctcccctgttcattcttcagtcccccctcgccccaggctttacccagacggagcccagggcagctatactgtctattttcggccaaaggcgagACCGAAAtcaaaacagttgaacctcttgcagatttctaaagacctgacgaaggagtacaagggcgtgaccgaaatttccaaggtccggcctaacaagctccgtgtcgtggtcagtaacctgaaagaggccaacgatatagcttgctctgagctcttcacacgcgagtatcgcgtttacatacccgcacgagacgtggagatcgacggtgtcataaccgattcgagtctgtccgtcgagtgtatactgaaaagtaccaaagggtgctttaagaacaaaacctgtcccgatgtaaaggtgctcgactgcaagcaattgcggtcagcatcgatcatcggtggcaaaacagtatacactccgtcagactcgtttcgagttacgttcgccgggtcagcgctaccaagccacgtctcgatccaccgggctcgtctccctgtgcgattatatgtgcctcgcgccatgaactgcctgaattgtaagcagttaggccacaccgccgcctgctgctgcaataaggcacgttgtggcaagtgtggggagaatcatgcggatgattcctgcagtaaaaatgctgaaaaatgcattcactgtggggagagtcagcatgagctctcgacatgtgcggtgtacatgcagcgcagggataaaataaagaggtctctcaaagagcgttcgaagcgttcttacgctgagatgctgaaaaagaccgttaccacttctcccattacatcaaacccttttgatctgttgtcctctgatgaaaccgattctgacgattcaccagcgggaacatcttacgccaatcctggggagtctagaaagaggaaaaatatttcctctcctaaacttcccagaaaaggtcctaagatttctcaaagtgaaatgaaagttacaaacaaaccaaacagtgctgcggaaaaaccgaagcaaactcctcctgggcttgcaaatttaaagtcccagaaggagttcccagcactgccaggaacatctaaaaccccagttgttcctttttcactcccagttgatgaaacaaactctggattagtgaaattttctgacattgtggactggatttttgaaactttcaatgttcccgatccaattaaaatttttcttacagcattcctcccaacagttagatcatttttgaagcagttgactgcccaatggcccctccttgcagcgattgtagcCTTCGATGCCttattcaactgcgtatatgaaggattctatctctgtcttacagtggaattgtagaagtattttaccaaaaattgattcgtttaaagttttgataaagtaaaacaaatgcgatgcattttccctttgtgaaacttggcttacttcaaaaattgatctcaacttccatgattttaatattattcgcctaggtaaaggtaaagagctttgtattgcctcaatatatatttctcccagagcacaggttgggcaacggctgctctttaatttaatagaacttcttccctcgccacgtttgattttgggagacttcaactctcatggcgtggcttggggttccccttacaatgattaccgctcctctttaatctataacctttgcgatgacttcgacatgactattttaaacaacggcgaaatgacacgtatcccgaaacctccagcgcgcccaagcgctttggatctatccttatgttcgacgtcgctacggttggattgcacatggaaggtaatcctcgatcctcacggtagcgaccatttgcctattcttatttcaattaataacgggtcaactcgcatgcgaccagttgacattccgtatgacctcacacggaatgtcgattggaagttatacgaggaaatgatttcaaaagcggtcgattcgattcaacatcatccaccacttgaagaatacaacctcctcacggacttgattctcgacgccgcgttgcaagcccaaatgaagaaatatcccggcgtaacgatcaaagaacggcctcccactccgtggtgggaccaagagtgcaccgatgtctacacgcaaagatccgacgcgtttttggcctaccagaagggaggtatacctggcgactatttacggtattcggagcttgataccaagcttaaaagcttggctaaagcaaagaaacgcggatattggcgtcggttcgtgaacgagtcgtcgagggagacatcgatgagcactctttggaacacagcccgaaagcgaggagtcttcaagtaggtggatatttgattttgccaggaaagtatgtccggactctgttcctgagcaaaatattgttcgcgatgcgtctccgggccacgacgcgatagaatcaccttttacgatggcagaattttcagttgctctcctgtcctgtaacaataacgcgcctgggttagatagaatcaaattcaacttgttgaagaatctacccggcaatgccaagaggcgcttgttgaacttgttcaataagttcctggagcaaaacattgtaccgcaggattggaggcaagtgaaggtgatcgccatccaaaaaccagggaaaccagcttctgatcacaactcttataggccgattgcaatgctaacctgtatccggaaattgatggaaaaagtgatactccgtcgttaagaccattgggtcgaatcaaatggtttgCTTTCAGATACTGAATTTGGCTTccaccgtgccaaagggacgaatgatagtcttgc from Wyeomyia smithii strain HCP4-BCI-WySm-NY-G18 chromosome 3, ASM2978416v1, whole genome shotgun sequence encodes the following:
- the LOC129731265 gene encoding uncharacterized protein LOC129731265, coding for MKIANKGIYCIAILTIAHVGLLCAELVAETNEKFRQNLLSGMPDDGGGKILSRKRRFLSFPEGSSFQVVYDQTIPIVGNTLLFTVGVTVAAAYQLPNVSPFEVLRMLQEKIAGGSLLRRTDENVNSTTLIDTSTSNYDKYNKDSYYYSAQSNQSYYGGTSGSKNILNYYNDDPPQHQSPPGGVNRINYYTNENPNIFDGNNKYKTKWSPPSDSNALYDNFPPSFVFPLNSTQNDWGSIVNRYVQAWIRKYPPNFPMTKKRYYPVFGKRSIDEHTHPEDKYFLEHHRATRHQLYRKIETFLDGRGKHGHHCVLRALCESGQRRNQKKPESFLREILKAVFSIPTTHELPVDYTHRTYDEAHAHTGDCEKRYPFCKDSIWSDEFVF